From the genome of Fibrobacter sp.:
GAACAACTTTACATAAAATGTAAAACAAAATCACTGTTTTTACATAATCTGTAAATATTACATTTTCTAGGATTTTCGTTTTCCGCCCAAAACAGGCGTTTTTGAGCATTTTTAACAAAATCTGTAAAATTGGCACGCTTCTTGCAAACAAGGGGCATGTTTATCAAGTTTTCCAAATGGACCGGACTCGGCAACGATTTCATTTTATTGGAACCGGGTCAAAATCTGAATAACGGGACGGATGCCGGCGCGGGCTTCGGCACCGAATTTACCCAGCGCGTTATCAAGCTTTGCGACCGCCGCTTCGGCATAGGCGCCGACGGCGTGGTCATCGTGACCCCGATGGACAGCGAAGGCTGCCTCGTGATGGACGGAGTCGCCTCGGGCGCGGGACCCGCATCCAAATCGCAAGCCAACGGCACCGACTTCGAGATGCGCATATTCAACGCCGACGGCTCCGAGGCCGCCATGTGCGGGAACGCGACGCGCTGCGTGGCGAAATACATCCGCAGCCGCGGGCTCGCGAAATCGCCCGACACCAAGGTATTCAACTTGCACACCAAGAGCGGGCTCGTGAAGCCAGCCCTCCTGGACGACGGCCGCGTGTGCGTGGACATGGGAGACCCGCGGAACTTCCTCGGGACCATCAAGCTCACCGCCGACAGCTACGACTTCACCGCGGAGACCGTCTCGATGGGAAATCCGCACGCGGTCATTTTCGTGGACGACATCGAAAAAATCCAGCTGGAAAACTGGGGTCGCGTGCTGGAATGCGACAAGCAGTTCCCGGACAGGTGCAACATAGAATTCGCGCAGGTTCTTCCTTCGGGTCAAGGGACGCCCACCCAAATCCGCATGCGGGTTTGGGAACGGGGTTGCGGCGTCACCATGGCCTGCGGAACCGGTAGCTGCGCAACCCTCGTTGCGGCCCAGCGCACGGGCCGCGTGGGCGTCGAAGCCGACATCATCCTGGACGGCGGAACGCTCCACATCAAGCACGAGAACGACGGCCCGGTGCTCATGACCGGCCCCGCACAGGAAGTTTTCCAAGGAGAAATCGAGCTATAAATCACGTGAAATGTGGAACGAATAATTTTTGCCATCCACATTTCACACCTCACATCGCGGCGTAGCCGCCCAAATCAAACACTTCATATCGAATCATGAACAACTCTTACATCAACGCCAACTACGACCTCCTTCCCGGTAGCTACCTGTTCTCTACCATCGCGAAAAAAATTGCCGAATACCAGGCCAAGAAACCCGATGCCGACATCGTCCGCCTGGGTATCGGCGACGTGACCACACCCCTCATCCCCGAAGTCATCAAGGCCATGCACAAGGCCGTCGACGAGATGGCCGTGAAGGGGACATTCCGCGGTTACGGCCCCGAACAGGGCTACGACTTCGTACGCGAGGCGATTGTAGCCGGCGAATACACCTCCCGCGGCATCGAAATGGACCCGGACGACATCTTCGTGAGCGACGGATCCAAGTGCGACGTGGCCAACATCCAGGAACTTTTTACAGAAAATGTAAAAGTCGCTATTCCGGACCCCGTTTACCCGGTATATTTGGACTCGAACGTGATGGCCGGACGCGCGGGCGTGTTGCAAAATGACGGGCATTTTTCTAAGGTGACCTACCTCGCTTCGACCGCCGAGAACAACTTCCAGCCGGACCTCCCCAAGAATCCGGTGCAGATGATCTACCTTTGCAGCCCGAACAACCCGACGGGTACGGTACTGAGCCGCGAGACCCTGCAGAAGTTCGTGGACTACGCGAACGAGAACGGGGCCATCATCCTGTTCGACGGCGCCTACAACTGCTACATCCAGGACGAATCGCTCCCGCACTCCATCTTCGAGATTCCGGGTGCGCGCACCTGCGCCATCGAGTTCCGCAGCTTCAGCAAGACGGCGGGTTTCACCGGCGTGCGCTGCGCCTACACGGTCATCCCGCACGAACTTTCCAAACTCCGCTCCATGTGGAACCGCAGGCAGTGCACCAAATTCAACGGCGTGAGCTACGTGACCCAGCGCGCCGCCGAGGCCATCTATTCCCCGGTAGGCTGGCAGCAGACCAAGGAAGTCATCGCCGGTTACATGCGCACGGCGAAGGTCATCCGCGAAGAACTCACCGCGGCGGGCTACACGGTATTCGGCGGTGAACACGCGCCCTATATCTGGTGGAAAATTCCCGACGGCGAGAAATCCTTCGACTTCTTCGACCGCCTGCTCGCCACCTGCGAAGTCGTGGGTACGCCCG
Proteins encoded in this window:
- the dapF gene encoding diaminopimelate epimerase; this encodes MFIKFSKWTGLGNDFILLEPGQNLNNGTDAGAGFGTEFTQRVIKLCDRRFGIGADGVVIVTPMDSEGCLVMDGVASGAGPASKSQANGTDFEMRIFNADGSEAAMCGNATRCVAKYIRSRGLAKSPDTKVFNLHTKSGLVKPALLDDGRVCVDMGDPRNFLGTIKLTADSYDFTAETVSMGNPHAVIFVDDIEKIQLENWGRVLECDKQFPDRCNIEFAQVLPSGQGTPTQIRMRVWERGCGVTMACGTGSCATLVAAQRTGRVGVEADIILDGGTLHIKHENDGPVLMTGPAQEVFQGEIEL
- a CDS encoding LL-diaminopimelate aminotransferase encodes the protein MNNSYINANYDLLPGSYLFSTIAKKIAEYQAKKPDADIVRLGIGDVTTPLIPEVIKAMHKAVDEMAVKGTFRGYGPEQGYDFVREAIVAGEYTSRGIEMDPDDIFVSDGSKCDVANIQELFTENVKVAIPDPVYPVYLDSNVMAGRAGVLQNDGHFSKVTYLASTAENNFQPDLPKNPVQMIYLCSPNNPTGTVLSRETLQKFVDYANENGAIILFDGAYNCYIQDESLPHSIFEIPGARTCAIEFRSFSKTAGFTGVRCAYTVIPHELSKLRSMWNRRQCTKFNGVSYVTQRAAEAIYSPVGWQQTKEVIAGYMRTAKVIREELTAAGYTVFGGEHAPYIWWKIPDGEKSFDFFDRLLATCEVVGTPGSGFGPCGEGYFRLTAFGDYERTKEALKRIKEKL